The DNA region AAACCAGAATGGTTATTCTGTATATGGTTTGGATTTACAAGGACATGGAGAATCTGATGGATATCAGAATTTAATGCTACATATTAAGAATTatgatgattatatatatgatttaatagattttattaaaagagTTAAAAAATCAAGTATTTTAGAATCTAGAAAGGAAGGTAATGCATTAGATAATGAACAAATTGAAACATTAGAAAATCCTCCGATATATATAGCAGGCTTTTCTATGGGTGCAAATATAATGTTAAGAGCTATggaattattaaataatgcAAATGATGATTTAATTACTAAGGGACATATAAAAGGACTTGTATCACTAGCTGGAATGTTTTCAATTAAGAGAGTTGGATCAATTGATTCCttcaaatataaatattttacttCTCCAAGTATGAATGTTTTGTCTTCTTTACGTCCAACTACTAGATTAAGTAAGAATACTAAAGGCTACAAACGATTTccatatattaatgatcTTATATCTTTTGATAAAGTCAGATATGATGGAACAATAACAAACAAGCTTGCGTATGCTTTAATGAATTCAGTTGTTACgttaaataaaaatatggataGCATACCTAAAAATATTcctatattatttatacattcAAAAACGGATAATATATGCACATATGAAGATGCATTATCgttttttaataaattaaataataaaaataaagaaatttATACCTTAGAAAATATGAGTCATGTCATAACACTGGAACCAGGAAACGAAAAAGCTctaaataaaatgattaaatggttaaaaaatatagatgaaaaaaagtgaaaggaataaaaaaaaaaaaaacataaaaaaaatcaaattaaattaaattaaattaaatgaaatgaaatgaaatattttatgccttatataattaacattttaaataatataatttttatattattattaattaattaattaatatttatgttaaaaataacaatttGTTTGCTCTATACTCaatgatttattatatatttattatcttgttatatattatttatatttttgtaaaaaattttataaactatataatatgaaatattatataaactaattaagatatatatacataaaaaaaaacaaaattaaataaataaataaataaataaataaataacctaggatgaaaataatttctataaatatattttataaaataaatacattgcttattatgaattttgccatgataatataaatattaaggtaataatatgtatataaaagaCTAATGAattattgtatataaaattttttgttctaccttaaatattattttaaatatattttcataaatacatatattttttccttcttCCTATACATGATTTAATTGcaataatttttttttttttttttttttttttatatattttcacataaaataatacttatattattaacatatataatatatatatatatatatatatatatatataataatttttgtcttttgaataattatttaaatgttgtatttatattgtttacaaattattataattatttaaaaatacaatgaaaataaaaattttttatagtataatatatatgtatatgtattgTTTTTAAGgttatttttaattttaaaagttaatttttttttttttatgtatatatatcttaattagtttatataatatttcatattatatagttTANNNNNNNNNNNNNNNNNNNNNNNNNNNNNNNNNNNNNNNNNNNNNNNNNNNNNNNNNNNNNNNNNNNNNNNNNNNNNNNNNNNNNNNNNNNNNNNNNNNNGAAGAATATGAAAGAATGATAACAATAGTTGatgaaatgaaaaaagGATTTCTTATATGTGATAAGGGgaaaaattacaaaaagtggaaaaatgaagaatggtataataatttgaaGAATGAATGGATAAAAGAAGAGGACAAATTTATAGATACTACAGATTTTATTGAAAAGgatgaaatatataaggaTTATTTGTTGAATAATCCCCTTATAGAAGTAGAAAAAGGTGTATTATTAAAACATTGGAAAgatatgtatataaaatggATTGATGAAGATAATGAGAGGGATTGGCTACGTATCGCaatagataaaaataatataaacacaGACGAAATGAATGAAGACATAAATAGAATGATCGAGTtgaataaattaaaagattattcaaatgaattacatgataataaaagaataaaatgGAAAACTATCATAGAAATTCATATGGAAGTTTTGAACGACTGCAAAAATGAAGAGTGGGAAATGAATAAAGGGGACTTTTTAGAAATATGCTTGGAAGAATTTGgaaatatagaaaataagGAATATTCcaatattataaataatatgttaatGGTAGGAGAACTggaatataaatatttaaatatggATGTAATAGATAGACAAAACAATATGTGGAATATATGGATAGAAAGACACAGATATATGTTAgaaaaatggaaaaaagaaaaatggtttattatattgaaAGAGAATTGGAAGAATGAAgagaataaatatatgagAAAGGCTTATTTAGAATTGTTGATTAGTTTAAGAGAGGATGTTAAAAATCCATTGTTACAAAGgcaaaaaattatatggAGAAAGTGGATTGcaaaaaatttatatcatatagaatcaaatgttataaaaaaatggtTTGATAAGTTATTAGAAGAAATTGAAAGAAAAGGAGTTATAGATTTAGATGAATGTAAAAATTTAATGCAGTTGGAAGAAAATGACGAATATTTGGAAGAATTAAAAGAACataggaaaaaaaaattaatatgtatcatatggataaaaatatatatgatgataattGAGGAACACAAAAAGGAGGAATATTTAGAAAgtaaagaaatatttttggATACGTGTGTTGAT from Plasmodium gaboni strain SY75 chromosome 14, whole genome shotgun sequence includes:
- a CDS encoding putative lysophospholipase, translated to MTESDIIYDENTKDRAVVSSFCNKDGLNIKSYSWVVKKALGIIILIHGLASHLRFGFLNKNAKIISNDHAVLIDGDNYFVYEGSWIEKLNQNGYSVYGLDLQGHGESDGYQNLMLHIKNYDDYIYDLIDFIKRVKKSSILESRKEGNALDNEQIETLENPPIYIAGFSMGANIMLRAMELLNNANDDLITKGHIKGLVSLAGMFSIKRVGSIDSFKYKYFTSPSMNVLSSLRPTTRLSKNTKGYKRFPYINDLISFDKVRYDGTITNKLAYALMNSVVTLNKNMDSIPKNIPILFIHSKTDNICTYEDALSFFNKLNNKNKEIYTLENMSHVITLEPGNEKALNKMIKWLKNIDEKK